GGTCAAATGGATTCAGTTGATAGCTGATGTCGCTAGTTCGAATCTCGCATGTTGTTGGCCTTGGATCTTTCTCACTCTGAAATGAGCATTGAGGCTGAGAAGCTAAAAGTTAGTTAGCATATTTTAACTATTTGTGTGTATTTGTTAGAACTCCATATTTGTTATTTACTTAATAGTTCATTGTTTTTTACTTTTCTCGAGTTTAATATTgtgcttaaaatattttataaatattttttatgtaattggAAAAAAACACATTCCAATTCTCTTTTTTTATGCTCGTATACTTGCTTAAAGTCCTAGCTAGATTTCTATAATTTCTAactgattttttaatattaacacacttttcaaccaaaagaaaagaaataacacACTATGCATATCTcgttttattaaaattttatatattatttattgagTTACATAGTGAGTTCTTTTCGgctatatttttatcattttacatattaatatattgacGTTATTCaatatctttattattattactattattattgaatattaaaaatatattattcttaaaaaaatgtaagtgttgaattattaatatcataatattcttttatcaatttcaaaaaaatatattatgatattaataattcaaTACTTACACTTTTTTAAGAAACTTTTTATTTGTGGAgtattaatttgaaaaaaaaaaaagtttaaaataaagtagGGCACTGCAAAGTAAAACTAcgatatttttttagaaaaggcTCTCTGTCgtaaaaaagagaagaaaaatttaGCGGCGTCTGTTTTGATTTTCATTTGGttatttctttatatgttgAACACCTAAAGTAAAATTCTACATTCGTCGCTACAATCACAAGGTACAATTGTGCATATGTTACATGGAAGATGAGTAGGACCACCATAATTCTTGCATGATGAATTCTCATTCTGTGTTACCTAGATTAGTAATTCATTGTCACTAAGTATGGCCCAAACATTACTggttaattttatattttcacatattaatctatatgtataaatatttagCATGGCCCAAGTGGAagaatgtcacataaattaaaaattaagatGGAGGAGTAATGTTTTAATTCTTGTCTCTTTTGAATGTATGTCTTCTAACCAGTAAGTGATGTTTGTTTGCTTTTTAATTTAGCAGCTGCCATTTGAGGAAGAAGGAAGAAGCATCAGGAAtcttattgatgatttcttgaATGGcttgaagaaaataaagaatgaagaagaagaattcatggcTTCAAAATTGGATGAGTTTGAAATGCTAAGAATGGAACTGAAATTCCTAAAAACATTTGTCCTGTTTGGGAATTCAACTTTGGATGACTTTTATGACAAGATATCCAAGAATATAGACAAGTTTGATCGTCTGAGTTGTTCAGTTTTCAGCGATGAAGATAAATTAATATTAGTGAAATACAATATGCAACGTCTTACCTCTCTTCTGCTGAAAGATATGAAAAGTTATTTACGTTTGAAATATGATTATGTAGCCATGATGAGTACAGAGGAGAAAATGTTTGAATACATGGACAGCCTCTTCAAACACCTTTATGATTTACCAATGTATTGTTCTAGTTCGCTTCTCCCTCTGATGAGTGAATACAAGATTGTTCGACAAGTATTCGGTCATCTGAGAGATTTCTATCCTATCCTCACGGCCAACAAAACAAGTACTGAATATCTCTATCCTCGGTACCAAATGATAGTTGATAGGATAACACAATTTTGTTTTGATCTTTGGACTGGAAAGCGTAAACAAAAAAGTGGTGATCCTGATTCGTACTATTTCAACAAGTATGATGTCTCTCAATGCTCTTCCAAGATTGCTTCTCTACTCATCGACATAATCCCTCTTGAGCTGGATGTTCTATGCATTTGTACTTCGAAGATCGAGATACAGCCAAGGTCAACAGATCTAAAAGATTTGGTTAAGAAAATCCTAAAAGCATCTCCAAGGATTCTTCAAAATTATCTGATTCTTATCCAAGGACGCATGAAAGGTGCGCTAGCTGTCAATTACACTCCAACTCAAAGCATTAATGTCATGATGGAGTTCCTATTGATCTTTGTCACTGATATACCAAAGCACTTTATCCATCGTGACAAATTGAACGATATGTTGGCACATGTTGGAGTACTTACAAGGAAGATATCTATTCTTGTGAGCAAGCTGTTGGAAGAGAGCTCTGAGAATACTATCAATGAAGCAGACTTTTCAGCTCCAGATTTCTTGCAAGAAATTGAACGAATGAAGGGAGATATCAGGCAGATTTTTTTGAAAACCCCAGAGTCATCTCAACTTCGCTTTCCTATGGATGATGGTTTCCTGTTCATGGATCTTTTACTCAGACGTTTAAATGATCTGCACATTTCCAATGTCTATTCAGTTGCTCTGATAAAGAAAGAAATTGGGATGGTGAAAGAAAGCCTCGAATTCCTAAGATCGTCTTTCGGGAAAGTGAGGCAAACATTGGATAACACTAGTGGAGTAGTTAAAGATTGTTGGGTGCGCGCTTCAGATGTGGCATATGAGGCGGAACATGTCATTAATTCCATTCTTGTTAGAGATAATGCGCTCTCGCATCTCATCTTTTCACTTCCGACTGTAACTGATAAGATCAAGCTTATCGTGGCAGAAGTCACCAGTTTACAGCTGGAGGATAGGAATAGGGATGACCCCCTTGATGCAAGGTCTTCCTACGAGCCAATTGAGTTTGTTGATGTGACAGTAGGTCATGAGGAAGAAGAAATCCAGATCATTGACCAGCTACTTGATGAACACGACGAGCTTGATGTCATTTCGATTGTCGGAATGCCAGGACTTGGTAAAACTACTCTGGCCAACAAAGTGTATAAAAATAAAGTAGTTGCTTGTCATTTCCATGTTCGTGCTTGGTGCACTGTTACCCAAATGTATAACAAGTCAAAGGTGTTGCAGGAGATTCTTCAGCAAGTTACTGTCTTAAAAGAAAGTGAGGATGACCTTGCTGAAAAGCTACGAAAAACACTACTCGATAAAAGGTTCCTCATCGTGTTGGATGATGTGTGGGATATTGCAACAGGAGAGATGTTAATAGCATGTTTTCCAAAGGTTAAGAGAGGAAATAGAATCATCTTAACTAGCCGAAGTAGTGAGGTAGGTTCGAAAGTTAAATGCCGTGGTGATCCTCTCCACCTTCAACTTTTAACACCTGAAAAAAGTTGGGATTTATTCGAAAAAAGGGTATTTGGAGATCAAGGAATCTGCCCTGCTGAACTGTCAGAAGTTGGACACCAAATAGTTGAGAAATGTAAAGGGCTTCCTTTGGCTCTTGTTTTGATTGCTGGAGTAATTGTTAGaggaaaggaaaaggaaaaggaaaaggattTGTGGCGTAAGATTCAACATAATCTGGATTCCTTTATTTCTGCCAACAACAATTTGCAGATGATGAAGGTTATGCAATTAAGTTATGACCATTTACCATACCACCTGAAGCCGTTGTTGCTTTACTTTGCAAGATCTCAAAAGAGCAAACGAACTCCAGTCTCTAAATTGATGCAGTTGTGGATGGCTGAAGGGTTGGTGGATCATGATATCTGGTCCAAAAGTTACTTGCATGCTTTGATTTCCAGTAGCCTGATAATGGTAGATCATTTCCCCTCGATGGTTTGCTACGTGCATGATGTTGTGCACGATTTTTGTTCAGTAAAATCCAAAAAGGAAAAGTTTTTCAAGTTAATCAACTCAGGTGCTTCATTTCATGCTTCGGATTTCCTACACCGTCGTCTAACCATTCATACTGACAAAGGCCAACTCCACAAAAAATGTGTTTTGTTCAATTCTAATAAGTCTTCAGCTGGTGGTAAGCATCTCATATCTTTGAAAGTGAGCGGTTTGCTTCATAACTCCAGCTATATCTGTCACACAAGACACTTGAGACTTCTCAGAGTGTTGCAACTAGGTAACACAGTTCTGGGAGATTctttaattgaagaaatagGCTCCCTATTTCATTTGAGGTTTTTAAAGATTCAGACTGATGTCAAAGCTCTCCCGTTGTCATGGTTGAACCTCCAGAATCTGGAGACACTGTCGAT
This sequence is a window from Solanum dulcamara chromosome 10, daSolDulc1.2, whole genome shotgun sequence. Protein-coding genes within it:
- the LOC129904951 gene encoding putative late blight resistance protein homolog R1B-17 isoform X2, producing the protein MEKEEWGTSKSSLPFEEEGRSIRNLIDDFLNGLKKIKNEEEEFMASKLDEFEMLRMELKFLKTFVLFGNSTLDDFYDKISKNIDKFDRLSCSVFSDEDKLILVKYNMQRLTSLLLKDMKSYLRLKYDYVAMMSTEEKMFEYMDSLFKHLYDLPMYCSSSLLPLMSEYKIVRQVFGHLRDFYPILTANKTSTEYLYPRYQMIVDRITQFCFDLWTGKRKQKSGDPDSYYFNKYDVSQCSSKIASLLIDIIPLELDVLCICTSKIEIQPRSTDLKDLVKKILKASPRILQNYLILIQGRMKGALAVNYTPTQSINVMMEFLLIFVTDIPKHFIHRDKLNDMLAHVGVLTRKISILVSKLLEESSENTINEADFSAPDFLQEIERMKGDIRQIFLKTPESSQLRFPMDDGFLFMDLLLRRLNDLHISNVYSVALIKKEIGMVKESLEFLRSSFGKVRQTLDNTSGVVKDCWVRASDVAYEAEHVINSILVRDNALSHLIFSLPTVTDKIKLIVAEVTSLQLEDRNRDDPLDARSSYEPIEFVDVTVGHEEEEIQIIDQLLDEHDELDVISIVGMPGLGKTTLANKVYKNKVVACHFHVRAWCTVTQMYNKSKVLQEILQQVTVLKESEDDLAEKLRKTLLDKRFLIVLDDVWDIATGEMLIACFPKVKRGNRIILTSRSSEVGSKVKCRGDPLHLQLLTPEKSWDLFEKRVFGDQGICPAELSEVGHQIVEKCKGLPLALVLIAGVIVRGKEKEKEKDLWRKIQHNLDSFISANNNLQMMKVMQLSYDHLPYHLKPLLLYFARSQKSKRTPVSKLMQLWMAEGLVDHDIWSKSYLHALISSSLIMVDHFPSMVCYVHDVVHDFCSVKSKKEKFFKLINSGASFHASDFLHRRLTIHTDKGQLHKKCVLFNSNKSSAGGKHLISLKVSGLLHNSSYICHTRHLRLLRVLQLGNTVLGDSLIEEIGSLFHLRFLKIQTDVKALPLSWLNLQNLETLSIKLKLGIMVLLPRILKLSKLKHVRVDYLSSFFEVNKDMDIIMDQPSRILEAENSKLEDLRTLSTVFISYSEGTNNALEKFPNLQHFDCMIKGPKDPPRHRDWFPKFDVLNKLESLIARYYGSFLFYSELIRQPSGYHIPSSLKELQLFEFPLRPALLSAIAALPELEILKLIFCNFDDMKWDASEDMYRSLKTLHLQGLNLSEWQVDMETFPKLEELILENCDLQEIPCAFRDIDTLKSIHLGRINNSDLVDSANAIKKDVQDFTGEDRLSIHKYGSSECHMKHVERLFAVKRWRLKRGSS
- the LOC129904951 gene encoding putative late blight resistance protein homolog R1B-17 isoform X1, with the translated sequence MEKEEWGTSKSSQLPFEEEGRSIRNLIDDFLNGLKKIKNEEEEFMASKLDEFEMLRMELKFLKTFVLFGNSTLDDFYDKISKNIDKFDRLSCSVFSDEDKLILVKYNMQRLTSLLLKDMKSYLRLKYDYVAMMSTEEKMFEYMDSLFKHLYDLPMYCSSSLLPLMSEYKIVRQVFGHLRDFYPILTANKTSTEYLYPRYQMIVDRITQFCFDLWTGKRKQKSGDPDSYYFNKYDVSQCSSKIASLLIDIIPLELDVLCICTSKIEIQPRSTDLKDLVKKILKASPRILQNYLILIQGRMKGALAVNYTPTQSINVMMEFLLIFVTDIPKHFIHRDKLNDMLAHVGVLTRKISILVSKLLEESSENTINEADFSAPDFLQEIERMKGDIRQIFLKTPESSQLRFPMDDGFLFMDLLLRRLNDLHISNVYSVALIKKEIGMVKESLEFLRSSFGKVRQTLDNTSGVVKDCWVRASDVAYEAEHVINSILVRDNALSHLIFSLPTVTDKIKLIVAEVTSLQLEDRNRDDPLDARSSYEPIEFVDVTVGHEEEEIQIIDQLLDEHDELDVISIVGMPGLGKTTLANKVYKNKVVACHFHVRAWCTVTQMYNKSKVLQEILQQVTVLKESEDDLAEKLRKTLLDKRFLIVLDDVWDIATGEMLIACFPKVKRGNRIILTSRSSEVGSKVKCRGDPLHLQLLTPEKSWDLFEKRVFGDQGICPAELSEVGHQIVEKCKGLPLALVLIAGVIVRGKEKEKEKDLWRKIQHNLDSFISANNNLQMMKVMQLSYDHLPYHLKPLLLYFARSQKSKRTPVSKLMQLWMAEGLVDHDIWSKSYLHALISSSLIMVDHFPSMVCYVHDVVHDFCSVKSKKEKFFKLINSGASFHASDFLHRRLTIHTDKGQLHKKCVLFNSNKSSAGGKHLISLKVSGLLHNSSYICHTRHLRLLRVLQLGNTVLGDSLIEEIGSLFHLRFLKIQTDVKALPLSWLNLQNLETLSIKLKLGIMVLLPRILKLSKLKHVRVDYLSSFFEVNKDMDIIMDQPSRILEAENSKLEDLRTLSTVFISYSEGTNNALEKFPNLQHFDCMIKGPKDPPRHRDWFPKFDVLNKLESLIARYYGSFLFYSELIRQPSGYHIPSSLKELQLFEFPLRPALLSAIAALPELEILKLIFCNFDDMKWDASEDMYRSLKTLHLQGLNLSEWQVDMETFPKLEELILENCDLQEIPCAFRDIDTLKSIHLGRINNSDLVDSANAIKKDVQDFTGEDRLSIHKYGSSECHMKHVERLFAVKRWRLKRGSS